The sequence below is a genomic window from Rudanella lutea DSM 19387.
GCGGGCAGCTTTTTGCCAACGAGGTAATTTTTGATCGGGCGGCCTGGGTGTACTCGGTCAATGCCAACACTACGGTGCAGCTGACCCCTACCCTCACGGTTCAGGCTAACGTGAACTACCTCTCCCGGCGCATTACGGCACAGGGCGAAGATTCCCGGTTCCTGACGCCCAACCTCTCGGTGAAAAAGAGTTTATTGAGCTCACGGCTTACGATCATGGCGCAGTGGCAGAATATTGGGCTGGGTATTTTGCCCACCAACGAGCAGCGCATCACCACGCGGGGCCTTAACTTCTTCACCACCACCAACTACATTCAGGAGAAAGATATTTTCCTGCTTAACCTCAGCTACTCGTTCCGACAGGTCAGCAAGCGGGCCAAACTTCCCGGCAATGAGTTTGGGGATAAGGAGTTTTAGAAACGATGAGTGATGAACGATGAGTTTGCTGACGCGCGAAGCTCATCACTCATCGTTCATCACTCATCACTCATCACCCTTAACTCCTCTGGTTTGGCGTATGATTCAGGGCTAAGTAAAACGCAATGAGGTACACAACCTGGGTGGCAACCGTGGCCCAGTCCATTTTGAGCGATGTACCAAACATAAGGACGGTCATCAGCAGACCACCGGCAAAATAGCCCCACCGACCAAACGGACTCCCCACCAGAATGGCCAGTCCAATCAGGATCTCGATAAAGCTCACGCTGTACAGAAACCCCTTCGTGACCACGTCGGGCAAGATTGTATCGCCAAACCCAGCCGCCATTTTATCCACCGTAGCCGACAGATTGGGCAAGCGCACCGCTCCGTGCAGGAACATGTTGACCCCCAGCCCAATCCGCAAA
It includes:
- a CDS encoding DoxX family membrane protein yields the protein MDNSLTNGQLAALILRIGLGVNMFLHGAVRLPNLSATVDKMAAGFGDTILPDVVTKGFLYSVSFIEILIGLAILVGSPFGRWGYFAGGLLMTVLMFGTSLKMDWATVATQVVYLIAFYLALNHTPNQRS